The Triticum aestivum cultivar Chinese Spring chromosome 7B, IWGSC CS RefSeq v2.1, whole genome shotgun sequence genome window below encodes:
- the LOC123161283 gene encoding putative cyclin-dependent kinase F-2 encodes MAASAGKKEAVWPATMARYERLEKLGAGINGEVFKAWDTQDNLIVAVKRLSGSGDDGFIISGLPEVMREAMCLGACRGIPSTVHHRATCVAACQRDSFIVMDYVGRLNLRGYMQRRVHRRRPFSEDEVRRIMKQLVEGVKAVHGVGVLHLDIKPENVLLDDGTEDRKQKPKKKGAVEADVAGEVKDDRIVYKIGGFGMSTKERGKKQPEVIILTPYSAPELLLHSREYDDRVDTWGLGCIMADLLSGTGASLFDGESDIEIMAKVFGIVGTEGIKEWSGYSGLAADQKSKLPGKGGVSRLRQKFPSRKLSSAGFEVLSGLLESNPEKRLTAAEALQKPWFGKQRRGFAGFFKSCMVGVLPEI; translated from the coding sequence ATGGCAGCTTCCGCCGGAAAGAAAGAGGCCGTCTGGCCTGCCACCATGGCGCGGTACGAGCGGCTGGAGAAGCTGGGAGCGGGCATCAACGGCGAAGTGTTCAAGGCGTGGGACACCCAGGACAACCTGatcgtcgccgtcaagcggctcaGCGGGAGCGGCGACGACGGCTTCATTATCTCCGGCCTACCGGAGGTCATGCGGGAGGCCATGTGCCTGGGCGCCTGCCGCGGCATCCCCTCGACCGTGCACCACCGCGCAACCTGCGTTGCCGCATGCCAACGTGATTCCTTCATCGTGATGGACTACGTGGGGCGCCTCAACCTACGCGGCTACATGCAGCGCCGGGTCCATCGTCGTCGGCCGTTCTCCGAGGACGAGGTGCGCCGGATCATGAAGCAGCTCGTGGAGGGGGTGAAGGCCGTGCACGGCGTGGGCGTCCTGCACCTCGACATCAAGCCGGAGAACGTGCTCCTCGACGACGGCACCGAGGACAGGAAGCAGAAGCCCAAGAAGAAGGGGGCCGTGGAAGCCGATGTAGCCGGCGAGGTCAAGGACGACCGCATAGTCTACAAGATCGGCGGTTTCGGGATGTCCACGAAAGAGCGGGGAAAGAAGCAGCCGGAGGTGATTATTCTGACGCCGTACAGCGCGCCGGAGCTCCTGCTGCACTCGCGCGAGTACGACGATCGCGTGGACACGTGGGGGCTGGGATGCATAATGGCCGACCTCCTCTCGGGCACCGGCGCCTCCTTGTTCGACGGCGAGTCGGACATAGAGATCATGGCTAAAGTGTTTGGCATCGTCGGCACGGAGGGGATCAAGGAGTGGTCTGGATACTCGGGGCTAGCGGCAGATCAGAAGTCGAAGCTGCCGGGGAAGGGGGGCGTCAGCCGCCTTCGGCAAAAGTTTCCCAGTCGCAAGTTGTCGTCGGCTGGGTTCGAGGTGCTCAGCGGGCTGCTGGAGAGTAACCCGGAGAAGCGGCTTACCGCAGCGGAGGCGCTTCAGAAGCCTTGGTTCGGCAAACAACGACGTGGCTTTGCCGGTTTCTTCAAGTCGTGTATGGTTGGAGTCCTACCGGAGATTTAG